The genomic stretch TGCAAGCGATGGCTGACATGTATAATGTCACCGCTGATACCGATCAACAAGTGATAACCACGTTATTAGTGCAAGTTGATGTTATTCCAGAAGAGCTGGTATTTAGTCAATCAGCAAATGAAACGGGCTGGGGTACGTCTCGTTTTGCTAAAGAAGGACATAACTTCTTTGGTCAATGGTGTTTTAGCAAAGGTTGCGGCATAGTACCGAACCAACGTGATCAAGGTGCTGTCCATGAAGTGGCGAGTTTTGATTCCATAACAGCATCTGTACGTTCGTATTTCCGCAATATTAACCGTAATCAAAGTTACTTACCGTTACGTGATATTCGTAGCGAGCTGCGCATGAATGATGAAAGTATCAATGCGTGTGCGCTTGCGGCGGGATTAATTAACTATTCAGAAAGAAAAGAAGCTTATATCGATGAGATCCGCGCAATGATCCGTCATAACCGTCAATTCTGGCGTCACAATACCACCACCAATTATGCCTTGTGTGCAGCACCTGAGCCTGTGATCACTGAAATCGTTGATGAAGACGCGATTGAATTACCTGAGGTCATTACTCTGACTGGTGATGCTGTTGTTGAAGTGAACGAGCCCATTTTAGTTGAAGTGAAAAATACAACTTTAGTTGAAACGAAAAAATCCGGTTCAACTAAAGTTGAGCCAAGCAATATCATCAGCAATATTGAAGATGATGCTGTAACGCCAGAAAAACCAGTAAAAATGGCTATAGCAGAATAATTACCTAGTTTACTTTTTTGGTGCTCAGTGGCTTACTGAGTGCCTTCTTGCCTTCCTTGTTATGTTAATCCTCTTATATTTTCCACGCTATTGGTTCGTAAAGGTAACTAAGGTTAAATTTGCGCTATAAATCACTACATTTGTTAAAAATCGTTGGTTTTTAATATTCAAGCGATTATCGATATAATGCCTACTTTTGAGTATATGAGCGTTTTTGGTGGTTTTTAGACGATAAAATTGCTGTTTCTTAATTTTAACGGGGTTTTATTGATGATTATATAGATGTTACATAGTCGTAAAAGGTTAAAAAATGCTTGGATATGTGACAGACCTCAATTTTCCAGGTGCTAGATGATTGAACTGCTTCCCATAGACAATGTAGTTGTAATACTCTCCACTCATCAAATCTTGCAGTGCAAAGAATTGTAAAAATATAAAAATAATATATAAGCAAATAAACACACATTACTATGATAATTGAAAGGCTGAGTTTGTTATGGATAAATCACTAAGTTCGAAAATATTTATATCCCTGTTTGTGGGCTTGTTACTGGGTACAATCGTTCAGTATGGCTTTGGTGCAGGATCGTTCCTTGACACATACTTTGTCGGCGCAGCTACTGCAGTCGGTACGATGTTTGTATCACTCATTAAATTAATGGTAGTTCCACTAGTTTTCATCTCTATTGTATGTGGTGTATGTGAACTGAAAGACATTAAAAGTTTCGGTCGCCTAGGTGGCAAAACTTTCTTCCTATATCTAGCTAATACAGCTGTTGCAATTACAGTAGCACTTATTGTTGCAATGATTGTACAACCAGGTGTTGGCGCTAACCTTGCGGAATTAGGCGGTACAGCAGTACACCTAGCAACGACTGACACACCAGATATCGGTCAACTAATTGTAAATATCGTACCAAGCAACCCTGTTCAAGCATTTGCATCTGGTGACATGTTACAAATCATCTTCATGGCAATCATCACTGGTCTAGCGATTCAAGCACTAGACAAGAAAGGTGGTCCAGCGATCAATGCATTCCAAATCGCAAATGACATCATGATGAAACTTGTTAGTCTAATCATGAGCTTTGCCCCGTTTGGTGTATTCGCGTTAATGATTCAATTAGGTGCAACACTAGACGGTGCAACACTGGCTTCAGTAGCTAGCTATGTTGGTCTAGTTGTAGCGTTACTTGTTGTTTGGATCCTAGTTGTATACCCACTAGCGGTATGGGCAACGACAGGTATCCGTCCAGCTACGTTCCGTCGTCAGATTCGTGAGCAGTTCCTATTCTCACTATCTACGGCAAGCTCGAACGCAACTATCCCTGTAACTATGCGTACACTAACTGAGAAAATTGGTGTATCTAAAACAGTTGCTGGTTTCGGTGTTCCACTTGGCGCAACAATGAACATGTCTGGTGTATCTATCTACATCTCGATTGCAACAGTATTTGCTGCAAACGCATACGGCACACCAATCCAAGTGACTGATTTGTTCACTATGGGTCTAACTATTCTACTATTATCAGTAGGCGCAGGTGGTGTACCTGGTGGCGGTATCGTGATGATCGGTGTGTTACTAACACAACTTGGTCTACCGGTTGAAGCACTAGCAATCATTGCAGCAGTTGACCGTATCAACGATATGTTCTGTACTTCTGCTAACGTTATCGGTGATACAGCGGTTAACACTATCGTTGCTAAATCTGAAGGCGAGTTAAATGTTGAAGTTGCTAACTCAGAACCTCAAGGTGAAGCTAAAACAGCTTAATCGAATAAAATAATACGAGAAAGGGAGCTTAATGCTCCCTTTTTTATTTTCTGCTAAAAGTTATCCTGAGTTAATTCTTTTTATCTGTTTCGATTGTTGCTATAACTAGGTAATAGTACTAAGTCATGTACTAGATATTAAAAGTAGATAGCAGCGTTAACGATGGCATGCCAAAGCGTTAACTTGTCAGTTATATTTCAATGGATGATCGAGTGACAAATAACGAACCCCAACAAGACCAATCGCTACTTACAGCCAATGATTATTTATGTAAGATATTATTATCACCAGTCTATGAAGCTGCCGTGGTGACTCCGTTACAGCCGTTAACGAAACTCTCTCAGCGTTTAGGCAATAGTATTTTGCTAAAGCGTGAAGATCGCCAACCTGTGCATTCATTTAAACTGCGCGGCGCCTTTAATAAATTAGTGCAATTATCTGAAGAACAAAAACTCCGTGGTGTCGTTGCGGCATCTGCGGGTAATCATGCCCAAGGCGTGGCGATGTCAGCGAAAAAGCTGGGTATTAAAGCCATCATTGTGATGCCCGTTATTACCCCTGAGATTAAAGTGAGCGCAGTACGCGGCTTTGGTGCTGAAGTATGTTTGCACGGTGATAGTTTTGATGAAGCGTCTAATTATGCTAAAAAATTATCCGCTGAAGAAGGTTATACCCTGATCCCGCCATTTGATGATCCGGATGTGATCGCAGGACAAGGTACCATTGCCCGTGAACTGCTTGAACAAAATGGACATTTAGATTATATCTTTGTGCCTGTTGGCGGCGGCGGCCTTGCGGCGGGGATTGCTGTTTATATTAAACAACTAAAACCCTCGATTAAAGTCATCGGCGTTGAACCGCGCGATTCAGCCTGCTTACGTGCCGCGCTTGATGCTGGTGAACCGGTTACCCTTGATCGCGTAGGTATTTTTGCTGATGGTGTGGCCGTAAAACGTATCGGTGCAGAAACATTCCGTTTATGTAATGAATTTATTGATGACGTGATCACGGTAAGCAGTGATGAAATTTGCGCGTCATTAAAAGATATTTTTGAAGACACCCGCGCGATAGCAGAACCATCAGGTGCATTAGCACTGGCGGGTTTAAAGAAATTCACTGAGTTAAACAGTGTGCGTGATAAAAACATGGCCGCGATCTTAAGCGGTGCCAATGTTAATTTCCATTCGTTACGCTATGTATCAGAGCGCAGTGAATATGGCGAGAAAAAAGAAGCAGTATTAGCGGTCACTATTCCTGAGCGTCCTGGTGCATTCTTAAAATTCTGTGAGTTAATCGGCAATCGTGCGGTGACTGAGTTTAACTACCGTTATTCGAACCGTGCCGCGGCAAATATCTTTGTTGGTTTACGCACGCCGCAAGGCACATCAGAATTAGCCACAGTGATGAAACAATTGGAAGATGCTGAATACCCTGTGGTTGATTTATCGGAAGATGAAATGGCTAAACAA from Moritella marina ATCC 15381 encodes the following:
- a CDS encoding dicarboxylate/amino acid:cation symporter produces the protein MDKSLSSKIFISLFVGLLLGTIVQYGFGAGSFLDTYFVGAATAVGTMFVSLIKLMVVPLVFISIVCGVCELKDIKSFGRLGGKTFFLYLANTAVAITVALIVAMIVQPGVGANLAELGGTAVHLATTDTPDIGQLIVNIVPSNPVQAFASGDMLQIIFMAIITGLAIQALDKKGGPAINAFQIANDIMMKLVSLIMSFAPFGVFALMIQLGATLDGATLASVASYVGLVVALLVVWILVVYPLAVWATTGIRPATFRRQIREQFLFSLSTASSNATIPVTMRTLTEKIGVSKTVAGFGVPLGATMNMSGVSIYISIATVFAANAYGTPIQVTDLFTMGLTILLLSVGAGGVPGGGIVMIGVLLTQLGLPVEALAIIAAVDRINDMFCTSANVIGDTAVNTIVAKSEGELNVEVANSEPQGEAKTA
- a CDS encoding glucosaminidase domain-containing protein, with product MQKKITALILIAGLGLFGLYTSLQSDDIADVEKSDVPDFAAISDVNAKKTAFFDYLQPAFDVVTAEVLAERALLTTWQTKAELTIDEQTHLQAMADMYNVTADTDQQVITTLLVQVDVIPEELVFSQSANETGWGTSRFAKEGHNFFGQWCFSKGCGIVPNQRDQGAVHEVASFDSITASVRSYFRNINRNQSYLPLRDIRSELRMNDESINACALAAGLINYSERKEAYIDEIRAMIRHNRQFWRHNTTTNYALCAAPEPVITEIVDEDAIELPEVITLTGDAVVEVNEPILVEVKNTTLVETKKSGSTKVEPSNIISNIEDDAVTPEKPVKMAIAE
- the ilvA gene encoding threonine ammonia-lyase, biosynthetic — its product is MDDRVTNNEPQQDQSLLTANDYLCKILLSPVYEAAVVTPLQPLTKLSQRLGNSILLKREDRQPVHSFKLRGAFNKLVQLSEEQKLRGVVAASAGNHAQGVAMSAKKLGIKAIIVMPVITPEIKVSAVRGFGAEVCLHGDSFDEASNYAKKLSAEEGYTLIPPFDDPDVIAGQGTIARELLEQNGHLDYIFVPVGGGGLAAGIAVYIKQLKPSIKVIGVEPRDSACLRAALDAGEPVTLDRVGIFADGVAVKRIGAETFRLCNEFIDDVITVSSDEICASLKDIFEDTRAIAEPSGALALAGLKKFTELNSVRDKNMAAILSGANVNFHSLRYVSERSEYGEKKEAVLAVTIPERPGAFLKFCELIGNRAVTEFNYRYSNRAAANIFVGLRTPQGTSELATVMKQLEDAEYPVVDLSEDEMAKQHVRYMVGGRPAEALQERLFSFEFPENPGALQNFLLTLGMNWNITLFHYRNHGAAYGRVLTGFELPDGEMKAFSAYLVKLGYQYKEETNNPAYKFFLAH